The Candidatus Polarisedimenticolia bacterium genomic sequence CCTCGGCCGCTCCTCCGCGTCGGCCTTCCTGGAGATCTTCAACCTGCTCAACAACGACGATCTCCGGGTCTTCGAGATCGACGATCGCGAGACGAGTCTCCAGGCCGAGGAGACCCGCGCCTTCGGACGGCGCTTCCAGGTCGGCTTCCAGCTGCATTTCTGATTCGCGTCTCCTCCGCGCCAAACACGGCTTTGAAGGGCAAGCCTTCCGCGTCGCCGCGCGACAAACTGGCGCAGGTCGGGCAGGGAAGAGTCGGGCGACATTCAAGGTCTTGAGGCAGCGCGGCTTATATCTTCCCCCGATGCTTGCTTCTGGCACTACCCTTGCTAAAATTAGACGCCACGCCCCGTTCCGGTCGTCGTCCCTCATCACACCGGCCCCGCGAGGACGCCGGATTCCTTGGAGCCTGAGCAGGTATGGAACAGGATATTCGCCGAATCAATGACCTGGTCGCGCAGAAGGGCGCCTTCGTCGAGCCGCTGCTGTCCGAGGTGCGCAAGGTCATCGTGGGACAGCGCTACCTTCTGGATCGCCTGCTGATCGGCGTGCTGACCCAAGGCCACCTGCTCTTGGAAGGAGTCCCGGGACTTGCCAAGACGCTCGCGGTCAAGTCGTTCTCCGACGCCGTCGACGCGAAATTTCAGCGCATCCAGTTCACCCCCGACATGCTGCCGGCCGATTTGATCGGCACGATGATCTTCAATCCGCGCGACGGGGTCTTCACGCCCAAGAAGGGGCCTCTGTTCGCGCACTTGATCCTGGCCGACGAGATCAACCGGGCCCCGGCCAAGGTGCAATCGGCCCTGCTGGAGGCGATGCAGGAGCGCCAGGTCACGCTCGGCGACAAGACTTACCCTCTGGAGCCTCCCTTCCTGGTCCTGGCCACCCAGAATCCGATCGAGCAGGAGGGGACCTACCCGCTGCCCGAGGCCCAGGTCGATCGCTTCATGCTCAAGCTGAAGGTGGACTACCCCAACAAGGTGGAAGAGAGGGCCATCCTGGATCGGATGAGCGGCCTGGCGATCCCGTCGGTCAGCCACGTGG encodes the following:
- a CDS encoding MoxR family ATPase translates to MEQDIRRINDLVAQKGAFVEPLLSEVRKVIVGQRYLLDRLLIGVLTQGHLLLEGVPGLAKTLAVKSFSDAVDAKFQRIQFTPDMLPADLIGTMIFNPRDGVFTPKKGPLFAHLILADEINRAPAKVQSALLEAMQERQVTLGDKTYPLEPPFLVLATQNPIEQEGTYPLPEAQVDRFMLKLKVDYPNKVEERAILDRMSGLAIPSVSHVVKPADILSARDVVTQIYMDDRVKDYIVDIVFATRAPKDYKLDIAPLIAFGASPRATIFLSLAAKAHAFIKGRGFATPEDVKSIAFDVLRHRVLLTYEAEAEDVTPESIIQRILDTIEVP